TAAGGAGAGGCCGCGGGTCTCTCAGTCTCGCGCTTCGTCCGAATGCGCGCTGCGGACGCGGCCGGCCGCCCAGGCGCGCAGGCCCTCGACTTTCTCGGCCATGGTCTGGGCCAGTGGTCGGGTGGCGCGGATCTCGCCGAGGAGCAGGTCGTCGTCGAGCTCTCGCTCGGCCGCGAAGGCCGTGAACAGGGCCGCGACCACGGCCTGCTCGAG
The bacterium genome window above contains:
- a CDS encoding ATPase, which encodes LEQAVVAALFTAFAAERELDDDLLLGEIRATRPLAQTMAEKVEGLRAWAAGRVRSAHSDEARD